AGAACTTCCAGGTGTTTTGAGGGGCCAATCCTTCTATCTGCATGATGTGAAGAGACATCAGTCCGTCACACTCACTGACATCATTAGCCGTCTGGGAGGGGTGAGAGATATCATTTTGTCATTCATCTGTGAATTAGACAAGACAGCAATCACAGAAATTGTTTCCCTGCATGCAAGGTGATATTAAATGGTGCGCATCTTACCTTGTCTCTTCACGTTTTCCTGTAGAAAGTGGACAGTTTTCTCACCAAGGATGTGAATGTAGTTGTGACGGGCATTAAAGCACCGCATAGTGATTTGAAGGTGGATGGTTCAAGTACTGCAGAGAGGAAACAAAGTGGAACCCCCAAACCTCTGGTATGTACCCAATTCTTAATAGTTCTTGTGTGGTTTATCATGTATTATGTGCTGTCAGTAGATCTTTTTGAGGAGCCTTTCATGCTGAGTTCTGGTTCCTTCCAAGGTCACTTTTTTTAAACCTAAACCTTCCAgacatttcgtttttttttttcttgccacaGTCATCTATGTCTTATTCACAGAGGATATGAAGGCtcttattttctacaaagctACCTTTGAAATGGTATATTAAGAAAAAGAGGTGAATTGAAATATTTCTGAAGGGTTCATGCAGGAATGTTTGGTTGCtgatattgtttttaaatgtgtttttacccTCAAGGTTTGTGGCAGTCGTGGAAAAGCATTACTGGAAAAAGCAATCCACAGCAATGTAAGTCTatacttaaatgtttaataaaattttccttcttatttattttacttcaatgcaatgtgtgtctgtgcatgtgctCCTACTTGTAGTCTCAAAATTACTTTTTCATGATCTTAATTTACATTGAAAATTTGTGAAAGTTTTTGATTTGACAAATCAGCAGCCTATTGCATGATGTTTGCGTAAATAAACTCAGAGTAGGGTTAGAGTTGACAACCAAACAAATACAACCTGGTTTAGATCAGGATCAGCAGGCTCTCAAAGCTCAATATAAACATTATCATCTGAAGATTAGATTAGTTTGCACAAACTAAACATGAACTAATCTGGGCAAAAACTGAATCGAGCTTCATGCAAAAGTTTTTCATGTCTCATTTTCTGCTGAAGCAAAATAGAACATAAATTCTCAATTTCAGATAAACTTTTTAGTACTCTGATTGTAACACTGATCATAACAATGTacaatttcaaatgaaaataattgTCAAGTGAAAAAAATTCACAAGTGCTCTCTGCTTTTTGAACCCAACTGTATGTTATAAATGTCTGGTAGCCAGTAAACTACTTTGATGTTCCAAACATGATACAATTATggttacaataataaaaaatatatatattttttgcttccttgttttttttaattttattaaacaattaatgTTGTTAAATGGAACATGTGATTGGATACAATTTGATACATTTAAttggataaaaatattttttcctcaGTCATAATGCTACTGCAGTTAGGATTTATGTTAAGACCTCTCAGTTTTTAGTTTAGAATTTTAAGTTGTTAACCAttgagtgtttttgttgtttgcaGGAGAAGTATCAGAGCAGTGTGTTGGCTAATGCTCGTTCATGGGGAGTCAGGGTCTACAATGTTGATGGTATCCTTTCATTTACCTGCTTTAATGGGCAACATCATATAACAACTTAACAATATCATATAAGTCACATGGGCTGGTTTTGGTGTGGAATTTTGAAGTTTGACAACCCCATTCCTCTTCAAAATTAATCATATTGTTTTAAGAATTTGACCATTTATGTCAATTCTAAAAGTCACAGTGGAGTTGGGAGTGACATTGGGTCACATAGTAAAGGCAATTTCAGCTTTTATATGACCTATTCCATTCTGAACCTGTGGTGGTAATTGCTGCaatttacgttttttttattattattattataatttttattaatcgtTTGCCTAAAGGCTCAGAAAAATACTTGGTTACACAAGCATTGTGTTAAGGATCACATTTGCAACTTGGCTTTGCATTTACTGAAATTATTCGATCAGAATTAAATGTGACCATGGTTAACACCTTTTATAAACCATTTTCATTTTTCCAGCATTAACTAATACTTCTTTCCAGTGCTGCACTACAGCATACTGGTTCCTCGTAGTGCTCACGTACAGTCTTCTACTGACTTACAAGAAGTCAACACTAGAGAGCACCATATGTACAGTTTAAATTTCAGTGAATGTGGGATACTGCTTATAGGACTCATATGGACCCCTGCTATTAAATAAGTTAAAAACTGTACtcgtttgttgttgttgttgtttattcttAACTTTAATTACAGAATTTCTAAAGTTCATCAGTCATCTAAATCAGAAAATGAGGACCGATAAGGTAATTCAAATAATGGTGAATTAATACTGTTAATATGGGTTTCTTGTCAAAATGAGTTTCTTATTCACAACATTTTCTCACaccctttttttaaacagaaaaaaagaagcaaactAACAACTCCTCATGTGAAAGGTTTGTAAACTACATAAACATGTACTACTTCATATTGTGGTTGTTCTATAGTAAAAGTAAgtctaattaatatatatatatatatatatatatatttatatatatatatatatatatatatatatatatatatatatatatatatatatataaaatataaaacataaaactacACCTGAGAAGCCTGAGTGTAAAGGTGGCATATGCTCTGGAGTGTTAATACACCCATGTCTTCACACAGCTGGAGTCTTGAGAGGTCCTTATCTGAAAGTGGAGGACTCGAGCCGGTGAGTTTTAGACCTAAGTCTCATTCTCTTAACGGCTTTCTGTTTAGATAGTAGTTTAGGTACTTCATACTGTGATCAAATAAACAGTTAAGAAGTTTTCAGTTGAAGCTAATATCACTTCTGattcattcatgaaaaaaaatatgtttttatgtttatatagttgtgtgctgaacattttatttaaatgtagatatagtagtagtaatagtgtATTTGATTACTGCAGAAGTAGTATGAGTAGTGTTATGCTGTTCCATTCATAGCCATTGTCAGAGTGGGTTGTCTGCTGTAAGATTTTGTTTCATCTGGTTATTTTGATTTGTCTTTAATTTTAAAATCCCAGTAACTCTAGATTTAATGAACACAGTTAGTTATACTTGACTGTTTCTGTTATAAAACGGTTTTGGTCCCCATCCCCATTAACAAGGCGAATGATTCAGCCCAGGTCACTGTAGATGTTCTACATAAGTTAATTATCAAAATGCATGCTGCACCCTAGGGGCCACCCTGAAGCTGATCGAAAGAGTATCCTTCCCTCCCCTGCTGAGGCTCTGTGTGCACAGGGCAGCTCTTGGCTAATGAAAAGAACTATTGTGTTTTGAGTCTGTTTGGCACTGCCATCAGAAATTGATCCCACAAATATTATTAGATCCTGGTGGATATGGGTGATTAAGCCCATATTGTACATCACGCTGTACatgtatacattattttacatactgtgaataatacaataatgtaataaaaaattacatgtcattttagtgtcctcagcaaaaaaaaaagaaaaagaaaagatcaTAGTTTCATTATATGGTTGCACACCAGATTTTGTTAAACACATTTAGGTAAATTTTACAATATGGTTCTGTATGTGACATATGATTATTATACCTTTACATACATAAGTTTAATTGCTATAATGGTATTGATTTTACTCCTTACAGAAAGTTAATTTACCGTAATCCTTTAGCAGGTGTGGGCAAATATTTTTGACCCATATGTACATTCAGGAGGTGACATGTCAAATTTCATCCATGTTTAATGCTAGAGAATGATGCAACTAAAGAAGATCTCTAAACTTTTGTACTGTGTAACATTTACTACTAATTAACTTTGTCAACGGCACCAGACGCATCTGTTCTTTCAAATTTTAAAATTATCATTCTCATACCAAACCGCTTAGATCCTTGACCCTTTCCGTGTTCTTAAACTGAATCACACAATAGTTTCAAATTTTTTCAACATAATTTTTATTAGAGGCTTTTGTTTGATCATGACAGCAACACTGATGCCGGGAGCTGGTTTACATGTGCACACAAAATCCATTCATTTTGTATTCCTCAAGCTTTTACAGCTATTCCGAAGAATGCAACAGATCATTACTGTTGAATTCCGTATATTCAGTATTACAGTCACTGTATTTCTCTGAGCATCTTTCCTTTAAGCTTACAAAAGGAAGCTTACATTTATTAGTAATTCTTGATGCAAGGATTGCTTTACTAGTTAGTCTGCACATCTTATTTCATATACTATGTACAataaagcaatcaaaaccaacaaaagagcaataatatgttaGTTTTATGACAAGTCTTGTTTAGCCtaatgcagtacacgtagcaacgtgttttatatgtatttataataaaaaggAAAACGAGTACATAGAATTGAAAAAGAATAAAGCTAGTGTTAGAGACCTTTTTTTTctagaaaacaagcagttagaaaggctttttttatatatatataaataaaatgaatagataaaataatattaaaatagggAGTGCTAGAGTTAGTGtccaaaaaaaaaggttgagatgtgtttttagcttttttttttttttgaagatgagCTTATCCAACAAACCAGAAGTATAAATACTCAGGCATCACAATTATAATGCTTGAGTGCTTATGTCAACTAATTTAGTTCTTGCTTCCCCATGTCCTAGGTAGAAATTTTCTCTAGAGTATAATTAAtaccatttcataaaaaaaaaaaaaaaatgaccattgATTTGCAAAAGAGAAATTTTTTCACTAGTTAAAGTAGTTTTCCACTATACAAATTTAGACCTTTAGTAATTTAGATTTATTCTAAATGTTTCCCAACTTAAATGTTGTTCAAAGAAGCTTGATATTTTGTTAATCCTTATGGTTTTGGTTTTAAACAGGAAATTCAGACCATACTATGCACAAACTCTGAGTTTCCCAGTGATGAGTTTCTCAGGAAAATTTAGCCCTTTTGAGCCCCTCATTCATCTGCAGTCTGGTAAAAGCAAGGATGTAGATTCCAGCAAGGACATTTTCAAGTATGTTATTTGCATTTTGAGAAATTGGTAATCAAATCTACATTAATCGACACATGTCtgtaaggttttatttatttttttatcaggaaGAAGGAAGAAGCGACTAGCAGCTGCCATAATTTGCTAGCGCCATTTACTGCAAGTGCCACACACAAAGGCCTAACTAAGAAAAGTTCAGGCTATTGTGAGTGCTGCAACATCGTCTACAAAGACCAGTATGAGGTGAGTTAATCTGGTATGTTGTTTGCAAAAATTGTGTGTCTGCAAAAAAGATTTTGCAAGTCCTTTTAATATCAGTTACAACAAGGTACtgattaaagggattgttcacccaaaaatgacatttctgtcattaattgctcaccctcatgctgttccaaacccataaaacctttgttcatcttcgaaacacaaattaagatattttgtctATAAAAATCAGAgcgctctctgaccctccatcaACAGCAAGGTTACTAATACATTCAAGTAGTGCCtaatttgtgttctaaagatTAACAAAGGTCTAaagagtttggaacgacatgaggttgagtaattaatgacagaattttcatttttgggtgaactatccatgtAATATGCAGACTTAATGGCTTGTATaacttgacaaaaaaaattcTCTTTTTGATTTTTAGCACTTGCAGTCTGAAATGCATCGTTCTTTCATTCAAAATGACAGTAATTACGCTGTAGTAGACCAACTAACGGCTGCCATGGTTGCTAGCTTTGTTTGTAATCCAAATCTTGAAGTGGATCCAACACTGATCAAGTAAGGAGCAATTATTCGAATGCTATGCTTTAAAGAAATTCACTGATATTGTTGACTTTCCCTGTTGTCTTGTTGACAGTACAACATTGAATGTTAGACTTTTTCCTCTGTTTTCACTCTATTGATTCATTCCCCTCAGGTCATCAACAGGCTTCTCTCAATTACAATTGAGTAATTTGACTGCAGCGGTGCAGAATTCTGTCAGTGAGAATGAAAAATCTCTTCAGACTTCACTTGTTCAAGAATGTGATTGTCTACTGACAAATGCTGACAACAGAGAGCACTCCTTTCCTAAACTTATCCGGAGTGTGCCGGGTCAACAAAATGCAACCTCACATCATACAATGCAAAACAATTCTCCTGATCCTCTTGACAATGTGAAATTAGGCCTTAACATCAGATGCACCACAAATGTTCAGGACGTTCAATCAGGTGTTCTCTGCATGGATATAGTCCCTCATCACAGTCCTCCAAAATCCAAGTCAATAGAGAAGAAACCCAAGAGCCTATCTTCTGTCACATCCTCAGAAGTTCCATCTAAAATGATCACTCTAAGTTCTTCTGGATCCAACAAAATTCCACGCACCGTCACTGGTGGTAAAAATATTCCTGAAACTCAGGAACAATGTGAAGGTGGTCATGATCTACATGTATTGCCTTTGCGAAGTGATCTTATTGGTGGTGTTCCTAACACGGTCAACTCTCAAAATCAAAAACATGATTGGGATCGAGGTTTAAAAATATGCTCAAACAGACCAAAAATGCTACTCCAGCAAGGTGAAGATGGTAATTCTAAAAGTTGTGACCAGTATGTGTTGGACTGTAGAAAGCTGCCTTCAACAAAACAATCACTGGAATCCGACCAAGATATTGTAGGGACTCCAAAGTCTGGCATCTCTTACTTTTCATTACCAAATTTTTTACCATTGCCACACTTGTCAGATTACGCATTTTCTATAGTTAACTTGAAAAAGCGCTGCAGGTCCTTCACTCCAAGTCCAAAACTTGCCAAGAGAAGAAAGATTAGTCAAAGTGAAAAGCACAATCCAATTCAAGCGGTTTCCCGTGCTCCCTGGATGAGACGGTACTCAGCTGTACTTTCCACCTTGTCGTGTTTACCAGTATCAAAAGTGGGTTTTACAATGGATATGAATAATCAAAATGGGGGTAGCATACTAGCAACCCATGAGTCATCACTAAATGAATCATTTCTTGTGGATCAGATTCAAATGAGGCCTTCCCTAAATTTTACTCCTAGTGCCCACTGTTTGCCTCATCGAGTTGATCGACAGGACCATGCTGCAAAGAAACCCTGTGTTATGCAGTCACATGAATTGTCTCCAATCAAAGATCCAGTGGAATCCCGAATAACCACTTACTCATCTGATTTGGACCCTCCTCAGTTGGTTACTTTTTTCCATGAAGACCATAAACTCCAGCGTCATTTGTTTCATGATCCTCCAGAACTGTTACCCTTTTTTATGCAGACACCTGAAGACACTTCCCATACATTAGTAAGTAAAGCCACAAACTGCTCATTCCTGTCACACTCCGGAGCCTCCGTTTGTATTGAATCTGCTCTCCTCCCTAACCTCACATGGTCCACAGCCTCCTCTGAGTCAGATTGGGATTCTGGCCTCTTGTCGTGGTTTGGTGCTGGAGTTCCTCATCAGGCTAAAGGGGGACATGATGACCTGGGTCTGTTATTACAAAAGCCACATACAGACATGCAGGATGGGAGCTAT
Above is a window of Carassius gibelio isolate Cgi1373 ecotype wild population from Czech Republic chromosome B12, carGib1.2-hapl.c, whole genome shotgun sequence DNA encoding:
- the LOC127968707 gene encoding uncharacterized protein LOC127968707 isoform X1, coding for MRPRVQIMAGELPGVLRGQSFYLHDVKRHQSVTLTDIISRLGGKVDSFLTKDVNVVVTGIKAPHSDLKVDGSSTAERKQSGTPKPLVCGSRGKALLEKAIHSNEKYQSSVLANARSWGVRVYNVDEFLKFISHLNQKMRTDKKKRSKLTTPHVKAGVLRGPYLKVEDSSRKFRPYYAQTLSFPVMSFSGKFSPFEPLIHLQSGKSKDVDSSKDIFKKKEEATSSCHNLLAPFTASATHKGLTKKSSGYCECCNIVYKDQYEHLQSEMHRSFIQNDSNYAVVDQLTAAMVASFVCNPNLEVDPTLIKSSTGFSQLQLSNLTAAVQNSVSENEKSLQTSLVQECDCLLTNADNREHSFPKLIRSVPGQQNATSHHTMQNNSPDPLDNVKLGLNIRCTTNVQDVQSGVLCMDIVPHHSPPKSKSIEKKPKSLSSVTSSEVPSKMITLSSSGSNKIPRTVTGGKNIPETQEQCEGGHDLHVLPLRSDLIGGVPNTVNSQNQKHDWDRGLKICSNRPKMLLQQGEDGNSKSCDQYVLDCRKLPSTKQSLESDQDIVGTPKSGISYFSLPNFLPLPHLSDYAFSIVNLKKRCRSFTPSPKLAKRRKISQSEKHNPIQAVSRAPWMRRYSAVLSTLSCLPVSKVGFTMDMNNQNGGSILATHESSLNESFLVDQIQMRPSLNFTPSAHCLPHRVDRQDHAAKKPCVMQSHELSPIKDPVESRITTYSSDLDPPQLVTFFHEDHKLQRHLFHDPPELLPFFMQTPEDTSHTLVSKATNCSFLSHSGASVCIESALLPNLTWSTASSESDWDSGLLSWFGAGVPHQAKGGHDDLGLLLQKPHTDMQDGSYTSRLCSILQPS
- the LOC127968707 gene encoding protein DBF4 homolog B isoform X2, giving the protein MRPRVQIMAGELPGVLRGQSFYLHDVKRHQSVTLTDIISRLGGKVDSFLTKDVNVVVTGIKAPHSDLKVDGSSTAERKQSGTPKPLVCGSRGKALLEKAIHSNEKYQSSVLANARSWGVRVYNVDEFLKFISHLNQKMRTDKKKRSKLTTPHVKAGVLRGPYLKVEDSSRKFRPYYAQTLSFPVMSFSGKFSPFEPLIHLQSGKSKDVDSSKDIFKKKEEATSSCHNLLAPFTASATHKGLTKKSSGYCECCNIVYKDQYEHLQSEMHRSFIQNDSNYAVVDQLTAAMVASFVCNPNLEVDPTLINDFYDFSYGSRLP